Below is a window of Halomicrobium mukohataei DSM 12286 DNA.
GCGGTCGACGAGTGCGACCCCCAGACCGTTGCGTTCGGCCGTCTCGACTGCGGCCATCATGTCTGCACCGGGACTCACGTCGAAGCGGTCGCCCAGTCGCGTCTGGACGTACGACAGCATCCAGTAGGCCAGAAACTGAAAGACCGTGTTCCCCCGAAGCAGATCACTGGCGTCGAGATCCTCCGGCGTCTCGCCTTTCATCTGCCTGTAGCGACCCTCGTCCAGCTCGACGGCGACCACGTCGGGCTGTTCGTCCTCGATCGTCCGTTCGACTTCCTCGACACTATCCTGTGAGACGTGTGCCGTCCCTACTACCGTCACACGCCCCTCGCCACCACCCCCCTGTGGCAGATTGCGCGTGGTCTCGGCGCGGTCGGTCATCACACCGGCTACACGGCGGCCACTGTTATGCGTTTCTGTCGGTCACGACTGTCGGTCGGCCGTCAGGTCACCTGTCGGAACGAGGACTATTCACTGGATCGAACTATCACGGAGAACCTCGTTCTCATCCAACACTATTGCTTTCCGAACGGTAGTTCGAAAAATTACCAGACGGCTTGCGATTACATTGTGGTTAGTGACTTTCGAACATCCCAGAAAACGTGATATATCGGGGTTTTCAATATACGTCCGAGTTCAATGTACGATCTGACTGGATTTCAGCGTGACTTGCTGTACGTCATCGCAGGACTGGACGAACCACACGGGCTCGCGATCAAAGACGAGCTCGAAAAGTACTACGAGAGCGAGGTAAACCACGGACGCCTGTATCCGAACCTCGACACGCTCGTCGAGAAGGGGATGGTCGAGAAGGGACAGCGCGACCGGCGAACGAACTTCTACGCCCTGACCAGTCGCGGCAAGCGCGAGCTCAACGCCCGCCAGGACTGGGAGTCCCAGTACGTCACCGCGTAGCTCGGCCCACGAATCCGCGTCGGCGTGTCGAAGTCACCGACAGCCGTCCGAATACTCGCCACCGCCCGTCCCAGCGTCGCAGTCCTCGACGGCACACGCTTATACGACAACCAGACGAACGCCCAGTCATGCCACTGGACGTAGAACCGCCGGCACCGCCCGAACTCGACACCGCCGTCGACGCCAGCGACTACGACGACGTCGACGTGGACACGAACGAGTACCGGCGCGAAGAACTGGAGACGTTCTTGCAGGACGGTGCCTGGGAGCAGGCGTTCACGGAGTGGGCCGAGACGACCGACCTCGACGAGACGGCGTTCGAGATCGTCAGCGAACTGGATCTCGTCGAGCAGTTCGACTTCTTCTGGGACGACTTCGCACAGCGGGTGGGGTACCACGCCCCGGGACTGCCCGAGGACTGGCGAGAACGATCGCTGCACCCGGATCTGAACTCCTGGGACACCGTCTCGGGGATCAACGCCGGCATGGCCGAGCTGGGACGGACGGTCAGCGAGACGCTCAAAGCCGATTACGTCGACTGGCAGACCGACCCGGACCTGCCGGACGACCTGCCGGAGTTCGGCGACGAGTGACGCCGCGGCCGTTCACTCGGCCAGCGGACTGTAATTGCCGTTGATGTCCCACTCGTGGAGACAGAAGGGATTGCCGGCCTCCTTTTGCTCGCCGTCGACCACGATCTGCCACGAGTCGGTCTCGTCGTCCCAGACGTCGTGACGACCGCAGCGTTCGCACGTCCGCTCCGAGGGCGGGACGAGTTTCGTCATACCGCGACAGTGGTGCCAGAGAATAATGAGCGTGCCGGTCCCGTCCGGCGGCTCCGCGTCAGTTGCCGCTCTCGGTCGCGGTGTCGGTCTCCTGTTCGGGCGTCGCCGTCGGGGTCGATGTCGTCGTCTCGTCGGTCGTCTCTGAGCCGTCGGTCCCGTCGGTCGTCTCGGAGTTGCCGGTGTCGCTGGTCGTGTTCGTTCCGTCGGTCTCGTTCTCGGACGGCGAGAGATCGATCTCCGAGCTGTTCATCTCGACTTCGGCCGGCTCCTCGTCGACGCCAAGCACCTGTCCCTCCGAGACGTCGGTCGTTCCGCTCCACTGGGTGAGCGTGCGGTTGTCGACGCTACCGGCACGGAACTGGTAGCTGCTGTTGGCTCTGACCGAGACGTTCGTGTAGCCGTTGTCCGGTCCGAACTCGTCGTACCCAGTCGTCGAGTACGGGACGGTCATCGTGAACGTCCCGTCGTCGCTCGTTCGGGTCTGTTGGGTGTAGGTGAACGTCTCGTCGGAGGCGGGGTTGTACATCTCGACGCTCGCCTGCACGGTCGCGTTCTCGGGACCGGTTCCCTCGACGGTCGCGCCGGGAACGCGCTCGAAGACCTTCAACCACTGCGGGGCCGTGTCGTGGAAGACCTGCTGTTCGATCCCCTCCGGCAGACACGCGATCTGTCCCGGGCCGGACTCTGCGACCCGGAGTGTCACGTCAGAGGTACACTCCGCGGTACTGTTGACACGCTGATAGCCCAGTCCAGAGGCCGCGGCGGACTGTAGCAGACCGCGGTTGTACTGACCGCTCGCCGTCGCGGACTGCTCGCTGGTGCCGACGAGTCGGTAGTGTTCCATCGCGGGGACGCGTTCGGACGGGAGCGCACCGATCCCGCCGACGCTCGACGTGGAGTCGTTGGCCGTGTACGCGCGTGCTTCTTCGAGCGTCTGGGTCTGGAAGATCGCCCGCTGGCCGTCGACCTGTGCGACCTGTCGGCCCTGTAGCGTGCTCGGTTCCCAGTCGACGCCGATCGGTCGTGGCTCGACGGCACTGCCGTGGTAGCGGTAGAGACGCACCACAGTGCTGTTGTAGTAGGCCTGTCGCTGGTGGACGAAAGACGGGCCCCGGAGCGACTGTGCGCGACTGGAGTAGACCGGACTGTAGTAGTCCTGCTGGCTGACCTCCGACACGTCGTAGAAGTTCGGCGGCGCGAAGAACTTCCCGCCGACGTTGCCGTTGGTCTCGGCCATCTTCCAGTCGACGGCGACGTAGCGGGTCTCGGCCTCGGAGCTGTTCTCGCTCACCGTGTCGAGCGCGTCGTTGGCCTGGGTCTCGTTGGGGGCCAGCAGGAAGTTCGCGGCCTCGGTGGCACCCTGCTGGAACGGGTTGGCGGTCGGAATCCGCTGGCCCTGGGCGGTTATCCAGTGGCCGTAGTCCCACCACGAGAGGACGCCGTACTGACCGTCTTCGTAGTCGAAGTCGCCGACGTTGGGGAAGGTCCCGTAGTGGTCGAGTTCGTTCGAGGCACCGCCGAAGGTCCCCTCGGCGGGCGTGTGGTTCTGCATCCAGTCGAGTCCGTCGCTCCAGCCCTCGATACCCTGACCGGGGCTGTCGTATCGGTCGATGTCTGTCGGGGACGCGACCGCGACCATCGGTGCGACGACGAGGACGGCGATCGCGGCGACGGTGAGGACCTGGTACGTCTCGACGTTGATCCCGTCGCCGTCGACGATCGAACGGTCGCCGTCAGCGAGGTATCGGAGCACGGCACCGACCGCGTAGGCCGTCAGTCCGCCGATCGGCACTGCGAGGTAGTAGGCGAACCGCGCCTGCGTGATCGTGGCGGCCGTGACGAACGCCGCCCAGACCACGACGAGGAGCTGCTGGGGCTCGACCTTCGAGCCGATCAGGTTCCGAACGACGACGAGGGCCCCGGCAGCGAGTGCGATGAACGTCGCGAAGCCGTGCATCTGGAACAGTGCGATCGCCGGCCGGCGCATCGGCGTGATCTCGCCGATCGTCCCGGCCGTCGCGGACGGCCCGATACCGAGGACGCCGCCGAAGATCCGGACCAGGTTCCGGGCGAACAGATCGTAGATGCCCGGGGTCGCGAGCTGTGCGAAGACGACACCGAGGACGAGGATACTCAGGATCGTCAGCGGATAGAACACCGTGTCGATGTCGCGGTCGTCCCAGAAGCGTGCCAGCCAGGCCATGAACACGCAGCCGGCGGCGACGCCGAACGCGAGCGTCGGGTGTAGCAGCGAGAAGACGCCGACCCTGAACTCGGCGGCGGTGATCGGGATGAACATCAGGACCCCGGTCACGCCCAGTGCGACGGCACCGGCGATCGCCGTGTGCTCCGGGCTCTCGCCGCGGACGAACTCGATCGTCAGCTGGAAGAGCAGGTAGACGCCGACGATGCCCAGCAGGAGGACGCCGAAGGGCCAGACCCACAGGTACAGCGTGATCGCGACGCCCGCGAGCGCGCTCCAGACGAGCGTGCTCCGGAGCCCGTCGAAGTCCCTGTCGAGAAACTGCTCGTAGACCGGGCGGTCCCGGCGGGCGACCGTCACGGCGACCATCATACCGAGGACGCCCAGCGTCTGGAAGAGCACCTCCGCGATGTGGTG
It encodes the following:
- a CDS encoding HEWD family protein, yielding MTKLVPPSERTCERCGRHDVWDDETDSWQIVVDGEQKEAGNPFCLHEWDINGNYSPLAE
- a CDS encoding oligosaccharyl transferase, archaeosortase A system-associated, whose protein sequence is MSQWRGRLEDSDELERAVDLVQQYYHLAFGALLLGFTLWNRVRPWNNYIVDGEVLFNGNDAWYHYRSTAYTVRNWPQTMPFDPWTYFPHGTDVGQFGTLFDQLLATVALIVGLGSPSDNTIRLVVLFAPAVFAVLTGIPTYVIGRRLGGRAGGVVALAVFALSAGSILQRSMVGFSDHHIAEVLFQTLGVLGMMVAVTVARRDRPVYEQFLDRDFDGLRSTLVWSALAGVAITLYLWVWPFGVLLLGIVGVYLLFQLTIEFVRGESPEHTAIAGAVALGVTGVLMFIPITAAEFRVGVFSLLHPTLAFGVAAGCVFMAWLARFWDDRDIDTVFYPLTILSILVLGVVFAQLATPGIYDLFARNLVRIFGGVLGIGPSATAGTIGEITPMRRPAIALFQMHGFATFIALAAGALVVVRNLIGSKVEPQQLLVVVWAAFVTAATITQARFAYYLAVPIGGLTAYAVGAVLRYLADGDRSIVDGDGINVETYQVLTVAAIAVLVVAPMVAVASPTDIDRYDSPGQGIEGWSDGLDWMQNHTPAEGTFGGASNELDHYGTFPNVGDFDYEDGQYGVLSWWDYGHWITAQGQRIPTANPFQQGATEAANFLLAPNETQANDALDTVSENSSEAETRYVAVDWKMAETNGNVGGKFFAPPNFYDVSEVSQQDYYSPVYSSRAQSLRGPSFVHQRQAYYNSTVVRLYRYHGSAVEPRPIGVDWEPSTLQGRQVAQVDGQRAIFQTQTLEEARAYTANDSTSSVGGIGALPSERVPAMEHYRLVGTSEQSATASGQYNRGLLQSAAASGLGYQRVNSTAECTSDVTLRVAESGPGQIACLPEGIEQQVFHDTAPQWLKVFERVPGATVEGTGPENATVQASVEMYNPASDETFTYTQQTRTSDDGTFTMTVPYSTTGYDEFGPDNGYTNVSVRANSSYQFRAGSVDNRTLTQWSGTTDVSEGQVLGVDEEPAEVEMNSSEIDLSPSENETDGTNTTSDTGNSETTDGTDGSETTDETTTSTPTATPEQETDTATESGN
- a CDS encoding PadR family transcriptional regulator, yielding MYDLTGFQRDLLYVIAGLDEPHGLAIKDELEKYYESEVNHGRLYPNLDTLVEKGMVEKGQRDRRTNFYALTSRGKRELNARQDWESQYVTA